AGGTATTGAAGATGCGCGCCACGCGAATGTCGACGCGGTGCTGGCGGTGGTAGTCGAAGAACAGCGTCTCGGCGCAGCGCTTGCCTTCGTCATAGCAGCTGCGAACGCCGATGGGGTTGACCTTGCCCCAATAGCTCTCCGGCTGCGGATGCACGTCGGGGTCGCCGTACACCTCGCTGGTCGACGCCTGGAGAATGCGCGCGCGCACGCGCTTCGCAAGGCCCAGCATGTTGATGGCGCCGTGAACGCTGGTCTTGGTGGTCTGCACCGGGTCGTGCTGGTAGTGCACGGGCGACGCCGGGCATGCGAGGTTGTAGATCTGGTCCACCTCCACGTACAGCGGAAAGGTCACGTCATGGCGCATCAGCTCGAAATGCGGATTGCCGAGCAGGTGCTCCACGTTGCGCCGTGTTCCGGTAAAGAAGTTGTCGGCGCACAGCACGTCGTGCCCCTGCGCCAACAGGCGCTCGCAGAGATGACTGCCCAGGAAGCCCGCGCCTCCGGTCACGAGGATGCGGCGCTGGGTGTTGTAGATACGCATGATCGAAGCTCCTGTTTTCGGTATTTGTTCAGCGCCCGATGGCCAGGTAGTCGAAGCCCTGCGAGCGGATCTCCGGGTCGTACAGATTGCGTCCGTCGAAGATCAGCGGTTGCTTCAGCGCGGTCTTCAACGCGCTGAAACTGGGGCTCTTGAACGCCTTCCAGTCCGTGAGGATGACCAGCGCATCGGCGTCTTCCACGGCCTGCATCGGGTTCTCGACGTAGCGCAAGCGGGCCACCAGCTCGGGCATGCCATCGAGGTCGCCCGCAAGAACCTTGCGCGCTTCGGCAATGGCGACCGGGTCGTGCGCGACCACCTCGGCACCGCGCACCAGCAGCGCCTTGATCACGAGGCGGCTCGGCGCTTCGCGCATGTCGTCGGTGTCGGGCTTGAAGGCCAGGCCCCAGATGCCGAAGCGGCGGCCGCGCAGGTCTTCGCCGAAGCGGCGGACGATCTTTTCGATCAGCACCAGCTTCTGCGCATCGTTCACGGCGCGCACGGCCTCCAGCACCTGCAGCCGCTGGCCATGCGTGGCGGCGGTGTGCACCAGCGCCTGCACGTCCTTGGGAAAGCAGCTGCCGCCGTAGCCCAGGCCGGCATAGAGAAAGCTGTAGCCGATGCGCGGATCGGAGCCGATGCCCCGGCGCACCTGCTCGATGTCGACACCGACCTTTTCCGCAAGGTTCGCGAGCTCGTTCATGAAGCTGATGCGCGTGGCGAGCATGGCATTGGCCGCGTACTTGGTGAACTCGGCCGCCTTCACGTCCATGTGGATCATGCGGTCGCGCTGCCGGTTGAACGGCGCATACAGGCGGGTCATCACGTCGCGCGCCTGCTGCCCGGCCTCGCCGGGTTCGGTGCCGACCACGATGCGGTCGGGCCGCATGAAGTCGTCGACGGCCGCGCCTTCCTTGAGGAACTCGGGGTTGGACACGATGGCGACCGGAAGCCCCTGCAGGCCGCTGCCGGCCGCGTGGTCGCCTTTGCTGCGCCGCTCCGAAAGCTCTTCCTCGATGGCCGCGCGCAGCTTGCCGGCGGTGCCCACGGGCACGGTCGATTTTTCGACCACCACCTTGAAGCCCTGCATGTGGCGGCCGATGCTGCGTCCGGCGGCGAGCACGTATTGCAGATCGGCGCTGCCGTCTTCACCGGGCGGCGTTCCGGCCGCGATGAAGATCAGGTCGCCGTGGTGCACGGCCCGTGCGACATCCGTCGTGAAGTGCAACCGGCCGGTGCGCACGTTGCGCTCGATGAGCTGCGGCAGCCCCTCCTCGTGGATCGGTACGCCCCCCGATTGCAGGATGTCGACCTTGCGTTCGTCGACGTCGAAGCAGACAACTTCGTTTCCGATCTCCGCCAGGCAACTGCCCGTGACGAGACCTACATAGCCGGTACCGAGGACTGAGATTTTCATGGGGGGAGCGAGTGGATGCCGATTTGCGTTGTTGATGTAAGCGTGTTGAAAAAACCTAGCAGAAATTTTTCCGGGAAGGAACAGGACAGCACCGTGGCGCGCCGTTGACTGCATTGATGAGCGCAAGTAGCGTGGCGCCACGGACTCGCGCCACAGCCGTCGGGCATGCCGGTTGCCGTGATGCTGTTGCCGCGGCCTTGCACGCGGCGGTCCGCCCCTGCCGACAATGAACGAATGACAACAACCTGGACACCCAACTTCAGCTGGATCACGCACGCGCTCGCGGTGGGCGGCAGTTTTCCGTCGGAGCGCGCCGAAGAGCTTGCGTCGGCGCACGGCATCCGGTCGGTGGTCGACCTGCGCAATGAAGCAAAGGACGACGAGGCATTGCTGCACCGGCACGGCATCACGCTGCTGCACTTGCCGACCGAGGACATGTGCGGCGTCGATGCCGCGCAGCTCGATGAAGGCGTGGCCTTTGCCGATGCCGCGCTCGACCGCGGCGAACGCGTGCTCATTCACTGCGAGCACGGCATCGGCCGCTCGGCGACGCTCGCCCTTTGCGTGATGGTGTTTCGCGGCGAGCGTCCGCTCGACGCACTCGAACAGATGAAAAGCCGCAGGGCGTTGGTGTCGCCCTCCCCCGCGCAGTTCGCCTGCTGGAGCGAATGGCTGGCGCGCCACCGCGAACTGCAGGGCACGCCGTGGGAGGTGCCCGACTTCGATGCGTTCCAGGCCATTGCCTACCGCCACCTGCGGACCGGCTGATGCTCGTCTACGGCGACGCCACGCGGCGGGAGCCTGCCGCACAAATGCTGGCGCGGCTGCGCAATCTGCTCTCGGCCGCGCAGGCCTCGCCGGCGGGCATCGGCAGGCACAGCCTGCTCGTGGACGCGCTGATCGAAGCGGGCGAACTGGTGCAGGGCCTTGCCGACGCGCGCTTCCACGCCGCCGGCCAGCGCGACGTGCGCTCGCCGGAGGTGGACGCCGCCATGGCGCTCGCAATGGCAGTGGCCA
The Variovorax paradoxus genome window above contains:
- a CDS encoding UDP-glucuronic acid decarboxylase family protein, which translates into the protein MRIYNTQRRILVTGGAGFLGSHLCERLLAQGHDVLCADNFFTGTRRNVEHLLGNPHFELMRHDVTFPLYVEVDQIYNLACPASPVHYQHDPVQTTKTSVHGAINMLGLAKRVRARILQASTSEVYGDPDVHPQPESYWGKVNPIGVRSCYDEGKRCAETLFFDYHRQHRVDIRVARIFNTYGPRMHPRDGRVVSNFIVQALRGDPITIYGEGLQTRSFCFVDDLVEGLNRFMDASAGGPGPVNIGNPVEFTVRELAQQVIRLTGSSSKLTFAPLPSDDPMQRRPDIRLAKKMFGWQPSVQLEEGLRKTIEYFDGLLSAGELSPAQLAGMRDGAVVPAAAKGKTVHARFDA
- a CDS encoding protein-tyrosine phosphatase family protein; its protein translation is MTTTWTPNFSWITHALAVGGSFPSERAEELASAHGIRSVVDLRNEAKDDEALLHRHGITLLHLPTEDMCGVDAAQLDEGVAFADAALDRGERVLIHCEHGIGRSATLALCVMVFRGERPLDALEQMKSRRALVSPSPAQFACWSEWLARHRELQGTPWEVPDFDAFQAIAYRHLRTG
- a CDS encoding UDP-glucose dehydrogenase family protein, coding for MKISVLGTGYVGLVTGSCLAEIGNEVVCFDVDERKVDILQSGGVPIHEEGLPQLIERNVRTGRLHFTTDVARAVHHGDLIFIAAGTPPGEDGSADLQYVLAAGRSIGRHMQGFKVVVEKSTVPVGTAGKLRAAIEEELSERRSKGDHAAGSGLQGLPVAIVSNPEFLKEGAAVDDFMRPDRIVVGTEPGEAGQQARDVMTRLYAPFNRQRDRMIHMDVKAAEFTKYAANAMLATRISFMNELANLAEKVGVDIEQVRRGIGSDPRIGYSFLYAGLGYGGSCFPKDVQALVHTAATHGQRLQVLEAVRAVNDAQKLVLIEKIVRRFGEDLRGRRFGIWGLAFKPDTDDMREAPSRLVIKALLVRGAEVVAHDPVAIAEARKVLAGDLDGMPELVARLRYVENPMQAVEDADALVILTDWKAFKSPSFSALKTALKQPLIFDGRNLYDPEIRSQGFDYLAIGR